TCACGGCCCGTCGCCGGGTTATGAATACAATGGGCAGCTCCACCTTGATAAATCCGATCGAGACAATAATTCGCTCCAACGCAAGGCCGAATATCATCCTCCCTTTTCTGCATAATTTTTTGAACTATGTAAGGGTCGGTCATATGCGCTCGCGTCATCCCCACCATATCAACCTTCCCAGATGCAATGGCGTGCCTCGCCGTGGCGACATCTGGAATTTTAGCAGCGTGAAAAGTCGGGAAATCAGTTGCCGATCGAATTTCTCCAGCAAAGTCTAAATGAGGAGAGTTTGCCATCCCCTGAATTGGGATCACATCTGTAAGACCCGCATCTGTGTCTATGTGGCCTCGAATAACATTTAAGAAATCAATTTGCCCGCTATCCTTTAGCTTTTTAGAGATTGCAAGGCCATCTTCTTTTGTAAGGCCACCTTCAAGTGACTCATCCCCCGTATAACGAATACCTACAATAAAGTCAGGTCCAACCCGTTTTCGGATCTCTGTAAGCACATCAAAAGTCAGTTGCAGTCGATTTTCCAACTCCCCACCATAGGGACCTGACAGGTCATTAGTCAGCGGGGACCAAAACTGGTCCAACAAATGACCATAAGCCTGCAACTCAATCCCATCCATTCCACCCGCTTTCATACGCTCAGCGGCGTCAGCATAATCCTTGATTATCCGCTCAACATCCCAGTCTTCGGCTTTTTTAGGAAAGGCTCTGTGTGCGGGCTCCCGCTCATGAGAGGCTGAAATTACGGGAAGCCAATCTTCTTTGTCCCACCTGGTCCTCCTTCCCAAATGAGTCAACTGGATCATAACAGCCGCACCTTGCTCATGGATAGCATCAGTCAAATCCTTAACCCAGGGAACGACCTCATCTTTATAAACAAGTAAGTTATTGAAAACTGGAGGGCTGTCTTTGGAAACGGCGGCAGAGCCAGCAGTCATTGTCATGGCAACCCCTCCCTTTGCCCGTTCCACATGGTAGGCCCTGTAACGCGCCTTAGGCATGCCATCCTCAGGATAAGCAGGCTCATGAGAAGTCATAATTATCCGGTTTCGCAAAGTGAGGTGCTTCAGCTTGTAAGGCTGTAGAATAGGATCTTTAGACATATACGACCTCCGCTTATGACCTTCTTATTCCACTGTTTAAATTACTTTTTGTTTCAATCATGCATCAACTTTGACATGGCCAATAGGATTGGAGCAACAGGCCAAGATATACCCATCCTCGATGTCTTCATCGGTTATTCCGCCGTTGTGAACCATATGGACGTGGCCTTCTATCCTACGAATTTTACAAGTTCCACATATGCCCATGGTGCAGCCTGATGGTATCACCAAACCTGCATTTCGAGCCGCAACCAGGATATTATCTGCCTCTTTACAGTGAGCCAAAACATCCGAAGCCAAGAATTCAATTGAAGCATTAGTTTTCTCGTCCGGGACAACATCCTCTTGTACAACGTCAGCCTCAATCGAAGGAGCATGAAAACTTTCCTGATGATAGTGATCCATATTAAAACCTAGACCAGCAAGGACCTCCCGCACAGCTTGCATAAAAGGTTCAGGCCCGCAGCAAAACACTTCACGGTCCAGATAATCCTGCGCCATTAGGCCAAGCATCAATTGGTTGAAGCTTCCCAAGTATCCTGTCCACGGCTGAAAAGGATCTGGTTCCTCAACCACCCACTTCAGATCAATCCCTTTAATCCGCGATGCCATATGCTCCAGCGCTTCTTTAAAAATAATTTCAGACGGTCGTTTCGCACAATTGACAAAAATGACATCAGGCTCCCGCCCTAAATCATAGAGATACGTTGTCATGGATTTCATCGGTGTAATGCCGGAGCCTGCGGAGATAAAAAGGTACCGATCCGAAGGGTTGTTGACGATTGAAAATCTTCCCGATGGACCTCTGGCCTTCACTTTCATTCCGGGTCTGAGATTATCCAGCATCCAACGTGTTCCAATAGAATTTTGTTGGGCCTTCACTGTTATCGTTATCGACATGGGCCGACTTGGTGAGGATGAAATAGTGTAGGTCCGATATAAAGGACCACCGGGCACTGGCAATTCAAGTGTTATAAACTGACCTGGATCATAGCTAAACAGCACTCCCGAGGACGCCTGAAAGGAAAAAGTCATTACGTTAGGTGCCTCAGGAAGAAAAGATACGCATTCCAGCAATTCCTTATCGTCCCAGAGGGTCAAATTGGGCTTGTGACGTGAAGACATTACCTTACTCCGCAGCAACCATAGACTCGCCCAAAACTTCCTGGCTCAACAAACCCATATACCAATCCGTAAACTGGATGACCCCGCCTTCCTGAATTTCAGAATACGGACCAGGCTCATACGCAGGTGACTGAATCCCTTTTTGGTTATTTTCGACGACTTCTTTATCTTCCGCATTTGTTGAGAGCCATACCTCTGTCAGCCGGTTCAGATCATAATGACGCCCTTCCTCAGCGTCCTTATGAACCAACCATTTTGTACAAATCTCCGTTTCTGTAGCGCTTATAGGCGATACTCGAAAGACCAGAGAATGATCTGCCATAAAATGATTCCAAGTCGTTGGAAGATTAAAATAGAGGAGTGACCCCGCGTCTTTAAATGGGATTGAAGAGTTTGGAATTTCAACGGCTGACTTAGTATCCATCGTGTAACTCTCTCCTGCGCCAAGCAGAGGCGGTCGCACAAAACGCCAATTCCCGTCTTTTGCAGTAATTAGGGCGGAGGGAGCCCCTACTGCTTCACATCTTTTTACATGCTGCTCCATCAACGGAGCTATGCTGCCGTCACCAATATTTCCAATCAGGCGAGCATCTTCGGGAAATGTTCGGCAAAGAGATGGGTGATTGCCACCACAATGGTAGCATTCCCTATTATTCTCCCAAACCAACTTCCAGTTCGCATTTTCTATGATCGTGCTTTCATATGCGACTTTTGAATTTTCCAAATCGTGTGGCGCCAAGTAACGTCCTGCCACATCAGAAAACACCTCAATATCTGGCGCGACTTCAGCTAGGCAAATATAAATCAAACCGCTAACGTTTCGGCAGTGGACCGGCTTCAATCCATATTGGTCTGGATTGAAATCTTCACCCATATCTCGAGCCCATAAGAGCTTTCCATCCAAATCGTATGTCCATTGATGGTAAGGGCAGACCAGCTTTGGATTCCGTCCTTTTCTCGACTTGCATATAACAGAGCCCCTATGACGGCAGGTATTATGAAACGCCCGAATTACCTTATCTTCTCCGAGCACCAAAATTACCGAAAAAGCTCCAACCTGATGGAGAACAAAGTCCCCTGACTTTTGGAGCTCACAAGCTGGTATCGCAAAAAGCCACTGCTTATAAAAAATATGTTCGAGATCGAAATCATAGATAGCTTGTGACGTATAAAAGTCCTGCTCCAGCGAAAAGCCTGAGACATGACGGGTCAGCATGTCACCAAAAGAAGATTTTAAAGCCACCATCGCAATATTCCATGTGATTACCAACGCAGTGACTTAAACTTTTGACCCCTTCGCGATTTTTGACAATAGTATAAAATTTCAATCTAGATTAGATGAGCTAATGTCAAGATGGGTATAAATTGATCTATTGCAGACTAATGTTTAGGCGTCTCTTAAAATGAAAAGTCCATATGATCTATCCTCAATAAATGCCCTAGTCTGTTTTGAAGCTGCGGCCAGACATCTCAGCTTCAAAAAAGCGGCACAGGAAATGAATGTAACACCGGCGGCGATAAGTCACAGGATTAAAGCGCTTGAGATCGATTTGGGATGTCGGCTATTTAATCGAAGCAATCGAGGTGTCGAACTGACAGAAAAAGGAGCATTCCTAGTTTTTGCCTTACAACGAGGGTTCGAAACCATTTCAGACACAGTTACACTGCTCAAAGACCAGCCAGAAACCGTCGACGTCACGATACGAACAACGACTGCAGTCAGTTCACTCTGGCTCATCCCGAAAATTTCTCAATTTTGGAAATCTCACCCAGACATCACGATTTCGCAAATCGTTAGTGATATCCCTGAGATGACTGCCCGATGCGACCTTAGTATTCAATACAGTAACCCTCTGGAGGAGGGCTCCGAAAACAAAAAGCTCTTTCAGGGCAATATCATCGCAATAGGATCACGCCAATTTGCCGATGACCATCAAATTCTCTCAATCAATGATCTGTTAAATGTACCTCTTATTCATATTCAAAATGATGACACGGTCTGGACAAGCTGGACGGACTGGTTTCATGAATTAGAGTATCCGGGCCCCAAAGGCAGGAGTTTTTATTTGAACAACTATATGATTGGCCTTCAGGCAGCACAGGATGATGTTGGTGCCATTCTTGGATGGGACCGTTTGGTAGGAAAGTTATTGCAAGACGAACAACTGGTTCAGCTTGTGCCAAACAGCATTCCCTCTCCAATGGGGTTTTATCTTAATATCCACCCAAGAGCTTCAGAAAAAGCCCGTATTTTTGCTGATTGGCTCTTGAAAGCCGAATAACGGCACACCTGCATACACCATGTCTTGGAAAACTTGAGAGCTAATCAAGTTTTCCAAATCAGGTTAGACCGACCAGCTCTTAAGATAACTAACCAACGACATTAAAATCGGGACCATAAGGATATCCCGTAATATTCTCGTTTCCATCCTCCGTAATAATCAGGATGTCGTGTTCTCTGTATCCACCACTACCGGGTTTCCCTTCAGGAATTGTCAGCATCGGCTCCATAGATATGACCATTCCAGCTTCTAAAACAGTATCGACGTCTTCTCGAAGCTCTAAACCAGCTTCCCGGCCATAGTAATGGGACAAAACTCCGAACGAGTGGCCGTAGCCGAATGTACGGTATTGCAGTAGATCTCGCTCTTCAAAAAACCGATTTATCTTTTCAGTAACTTCCACACAGGAAACACCAGGTTTTAATAGGCCCATCCCATATTCATGAGCAGCCACATTAGCTTCCCAAACGCTTAAACTTGCGGGATCCACATCCTGAACGAATAAAGTTCTCTCAAGTGCTGTGTAGTAGCCAGAAATCATTGGGAAAGTATTTAGGCTTAATATATCTCCGCGTTCCAGCTGCCGGGAAGTTACAGGGTTATGCGCACCGTCAGTATTAATGCCGGATTGAAACCAGACCCAGGTATCTCGATATTCAGCGTCTGGGAACCGCTTAGCAATCTCAAGTTCCATCGCGTCCCGGCCTGCCATCGCCACATCAATTTCGCGCGCGCCCAAACGAACGGCTTCCCGAATAGCATAACCACCAACGTCGGCAACAGCTGCTCCCTTTCTAATTAGTTCGATTTCCGCAAACGACTTGTTCATACGCTGGAGCATAGTTGCCGGTGCGATATCCACCGTGTTTACCGGGTCGAGAAACTCATCCAGCAAAGCCTTTTGGACAAGGGTCAAATGATCCCCTTCGTAGCCAATGACCTTCCCCTTACCAGAAACGGACCGAATGGCCCGCCAAAAATTATTTCGCTGCCAATCTGTATAGGTGATGTTATCTCCGTGGCATCTGCGCCAGGGCTGAGCGGCATCAATACCAGCGCTAATCGTTACACTTTCATTTTGCGTTACCACCAAGCCATACGGACGCCCAAAACTGCAATATAGAAACCCTGAATAATAGGCAATGTTGTGCATGGAGGTAAAAACGCAGACCTCCACACCTTCTCGGCTCATTGCACTTCTTAATCCTTGCAGCCGGGCATCATACTCTGTCGAAGTAAAGGGGAGCTGTCTCTCCCCTTGATGAAATTGATAAAATTCAGGACGGTCCATCGCGGTTTCCTTCTAGCAGCCTTGCTGCGAGAAGAGGATTTTCCTCACCGCAGCAACGGTAAAGTAAATCCCGGCGTTCAGGATGGAAAACGGGTATTCAAACACAGGCGACGCCATCGCCTACCCGACCAAATTCTATGCAAGAAGTTCCGATCTGTGCAAGAAGCAAATAGCTATGCCTCTCAAAATACAAACATTATTACAACTATCAAAAAAATAAATCAGCATCCCTCCAAAAGAAGAAGCGATAGCCGCTCTTACACCTCATGCTCCTCTTGCAACTGGACTGGCCATTCATCGACTTTGCCTTTACCTGCACAAACCCATGGTGAACTTGCAATATGTACATTTTCCAGCAACTTCAGCCCATTAAACATTATTCGATTGTAATTCCCACCTATGAAGGGAATAGAGAATAAATCTCCTCCACTCCATGGGCAAAATGGATTTCTACGCAACGAGCCGTACATTTCAATTCTAGTTGTTCGCTGAAAACTTGGACTGCGCGCGTGAAAACCATGCGTGTCAGCAACCACCAAAGTATTCGCTGGTACCGACATTTTTTTTGGTTGTCCGTAACCCAGCTCTGAAAGAAGTTCTGGTGATGCTCTTAACGATCCATTGCGGACATGCTCATTATTTATTGACTTGTAATTAAAAGAAATCTCTTGTTCCCAATCTCGACGAGGCTCTGTCATTCTATGAGAACCAGGAACATATGAAAACGGGCCTTCATCCTCATGAACATCATGCAGAAAAAGCCATGCCTTAGAAGTCGAATGGAAAGTATCACTATGTAAAACTGTTTGCGGATCATTTTCATCGACATTTGTAACCGGGTTCGCGTGGACAGATTGAAGACTAATTAATGGCTGCCCTCCGACACCAGCAACATATCTCATCAACTGGATAAACTTAGAACTAAAACAAAACTCTCTCATCGCTGGCAGGAAGGAAAGTTCTGCTCTATCGGTTACCGCTCTTCTGGTTATGGTACTTCCTTGAAGCATATCATATCTTAAAAAATCGGTTTCTTCGACTTCACGCCTAAGACTTTCAAATGTGGATTTTGGCAGAAAATTGTTTATCTGGACAAAGCCATTTGTTTCGTATGATAGCTTTAGCTCACTAGAGAGTGGCTGCCCCAACGTTTTTCTTCTGAAATCAGATAGCCGCTGCGCATACTCAACGCGTTTGATATGCAAACCTTTTCGATTTAGCCATTCGCTTCCTATTATAGGATTTCTCTCAAAGGATTTAGACTTTGAAAAGACCTGCATGCCGTAAAAGGGGTATGCCGCCAAATTTAACAACTTCATTTTTTCCTCTTAATGTCATGTTCAACGCAGCAGGTACTAAGCAATTCCGCCATAGAATTGCGAAAACATTAAAACAAAAAAATATGTGATGTTCAAAAAAATTGAACATGAACTTACATTTATTCAATTTTACTCATTCCATTCCTAGTCTTACATTTCCTCTATCGGAAACAGGAGCAACAAGTGAGCAGGAGGAATATATGCGACTGGCACTCAAAACCGCGAGTTACGGATTACTTCATATTCTGGTCGCCACAACTGTTGCTTATGTATTGACAGGAAACTTGGTCGCGGCTGTGAGCATAGGTCTACTCGAGCCCATAGTCCAAACAGTTGTTTTCTCAATTCATGAATATTTATGGGAGCGTCCCAAAAGTTTTGAGGGAGATACTTATCAGATGGCCCCTCAAAATTAACGTAACGAGTCTCGATTTTTACAAATCCAACATTATCTCAATCAATGCCATCCTATTCAAGGAGATCAAAAATGAGCACAGGAAAATGCCCGGTGATGCATGGAGGGATCACCTCAACCGGAAAATCCAACACAGACTGGTGGCCGAACGCCCTCAATCTAGACATCTTGCACCAGCATGACCGCAAGACTAATCCACTTGGTGAAGATTTCGATTACAGAAAAGAAGTCAAGAAACTCGACTTTGAGGCTGTAAAAAAAGACCTTCATGCCCTGATGACAGATAGTCAGGATTGGTGGCCTGCCGATTGGGGGAACTATGCAGGTTTAATGATCCGGATGGCGTGGCATGCTGCTGGCTCCTATCGATTGGCAGATGGCCGTGGCGGCGGTGGTACTGGCAATCAGAGATTTGCCCCCCTCAATTCCTGGCCGGACAATGTTAGCCTGGATAAAGCCCGCCGCTTACTTTGGCCAATCAAAAAGAAATATGGCAATAAAATCTCTTGGGCCGATCTTATGATTCTGGCCGGAACCATTGCCTATGAGGCTGTCGGCTTGAAAACCTTTGGTTTTGGATATGGCCGTGAAGATATTTGGCACCCAGAGAAAGACGTTTACTGGGGTTCTGAAAAAGAGTGGCTGGGACGTGGACGCTATGACGACGACGACAATGCCGAGTCGCTCGAAAACCCGCTGGCAGCGGTACAGATGGGCTTGATTTACGTCAATCCAGAAGGCGTCGGCGGGAAACCCGACCCGTTGAAAACAGCCAAAGAGGTGAGAGAAACCTTCGCCCGCATGGCAATGAATGACGAAGAGACAGTAGCCCTGACTGCGGGCGGTCATACGATCGGCAAAACACACGGAAACGGTGATGCCAGTAAACTAGGACCTGATCCAGAAACAGCTGATGTTGAAAATCAAGGTTTTGGTTGGAGCAACCCTTCAGGCAAAGGCCACGGCAGAGACACCGTGACAAGTGGTATTGAAGGCGCTTGGACAACTCACCCAACTCAGTGGGATAATGGGTACTTCGAAATGTTGTTCAATCACGAATGGGAATTGAAAAAAAGCCCAGCTGGCGCTTGGCAATGGGAACCGGTCGAGATTGACGAAAAAGACATGCCCGTTGATGTGGAAGATCCCTCCATCCGTTGTAAGCCAATTATGACAGATGCGGATATGGCCATGATTAAAGATCCAATTTATCGGGAAATTTCTGAGCGGTTTTATAAAGATCCCGCCTATTTCTCAGAGGTATTTGCGAGAGCCTGGTTCAAACTGACGCACCGGGACATGGGACCAAAAGTTCGCTATATTGGCCCAGATGTTCCTGCAGAAGACCTGATCTGGCAAGACCCAATTCCAGACGGTCCAACCAATTACGATGTGGAAGCTGCCAAGTCAAAGATAGCCGCTAGCGGTCTTTCCATCAGTGAAATGGTTGCGACCGCCTGGGATAGCGCCCGCACCTACCGTGGCTCTGACATGAGAGGCGGTGCGAACGGAGCTCGGATCCGTCTGGCCCCTCAAAAAGACTGGGAAGGTAATGAACCGACCCGACTAGCAAAAGTTCTTTCTGTTTTAGAACCGATTGCAAGTGAAGTTGGAGCAAGTATCGCGGATATGATCGTTCTGGCAGGTAATGTGGGCATTGAGCAGGCTGCAAAAGCAGGCGGGCACAATATCTCAGTACCATTCACGCCAGGCCGCGGAGATGCGACAGATGCGGATACGGATGCGAGTTCATTCGACTCTCTAGAACCGGTCGCAGATGGTTATCGTAATTGGCTGAAAAAGGATTATGCGGTTACTGCAGAAGAGCTGCTCCTCGACAGAACTCAATTGATGGGTCTTACTGCCCCTGAAATGACAGTTCTAATCGGTGGTATGCGTGTCCTGGGCACCAACTATGGAGGTTCCAAACACGGTGTATTTACAGACCGTGAAGGTGCCTTGACAAACGATTTCTTCGTCAACCTGACGGATATGAAATACGCTTGGAAACCTGCTGCAAAGAACCTCTATAATATTGAGGATCGCAAAACGGGCGAGGTCAAATGGACTGCTACCCGCGTCGATCTGGTGTTCGGCTCCAACTCGATCTTGCGTGCCTATGCAGAAGTCTACGCACAGGATGATGCTAAAGAAAAATTCGTATCCGACTTTGTTGCAGCTTGGTCAAAAATGATGAATGCAGACCGATTTGAAGCCTGACCCTGAGGCAAAAAACACGTACTGAAGTAAGAAAACACGGGCTTAATCAGCCCGTGTTTTCATATATCTGCTTTCTTTAGCCATCAAAAACTTCCATGCTCAGCGCTCCACTCTTCTCTAAGAACGCGCTTCAACACTTTTCCAAGAGCATTTCGGGGAAATTCCTCACGAAACATGACAGCCGCCAGTCGCTGATGCTTGGCCAGTCTTTCATTCGCCCATCGAAGAATATCGTCTTCAACAGCACCTTTTTCCGGAATAATTAGGGCGACTGGAGTTTCGCCCCACTTTTCATGGGGTACCCCGATGACAGTGACGTCTTGGACACTTTCGTTCTCTCCAATAATTGCCTCTATGTCAGCTGGGAAAATATTTAGCCCCCCGGTTATGATCATATCCTTTTTTCTATCCAGGATATAAAGAAACCCGTCTTCATCAAGCTTCCCTATGTCGCCTGAGCGGATCCATGTTTTACCGCGAGGGCATTTCCAAATGAGTTCCGCTGTGGCGTCTGGTCTATTGTGATAGCCCTGCATCATACCAGCGCCTGTTCCTGTGATCTCACCTACCTCCCCAACTGGCAGTTCATTTCCGTCATCATCCAGTATGGTCACATCGAACCCCAAAACAGGAGTTCCAACTGAATTATGTTTTAAGGCATGCATATGGGGACGGCACATAGAGGCAAACCCTTCTGAATATCCGTAAAGCTCATAAAGATTTGGAGTGATCCGCTTTAAAACTTCAGCTTTTGTATCTGGACGAAGAGCCGATCCGGCACAGAGTAATGAACGTAAGCTGCTAAGGTCATAACTTTCCAAATCAGGTTCTGCGAGCGTGTTTATATACTGTGTCGGAACCATAAAGCTGTGTGTTATTCTCTCCCTTTGAATGGTTTCCAGTACTGCTTTGCCGCTAAATTCTGGCAAGACCACTATCGTTCCACCCGCAAAGAGAGCAGGCAGGATCATTAGCCAAGTCCCGTTCGAATAAAGTGCTGTTGTCGTCATCGCACGGCTATCTGCCTGAAACCCCATTTCAATAGCATTTGAATAAGACCAATGCTGGCGCGCTTTATGTGTTTGAACGATCCCTTTGGGCAAGCCCGTCGTTCCCGAGCTATAAATGATGTTAAACTCATCCTGCAGGGAATATTGGACAGCTGGCATGTCGGTGGACATTCCCTCAAGAAAATTGTCAAAATTGAGCCATCCCGGAGCCTCAAAATCGACGCTCACATAATAGTCTTCTTTTACTGTCTTTAAATCACTGCGAACCTGATCAATTCGATCCTGCATTTCAGATGAAGCTATGACCATGCAGGCTTCACTATCATCAAGCAAGCCAGCAATCTGGGACGCTGTCAGCATACCACTTAGAGGGACAACGCACGCACCGGCTCGTACCACTCCATACATTATTTCTAGAGTTTCGACCGAATTTCCCATAAGCACCGCAACGCGATGTCCTTTACCAATTTTCCGGGCCAACAACGCATTTGCAATTCGGCTCATATTTGCGTCGAATTCTCCCCAAAGTCGCCTTTCAGCGCCGCAGATTACGGCCTCCTTATGGGCTGAAAATTTAGCGTGTGTGGCCCATAGATCAGGCAGATATACCTGAGCATCATTTATTTTCTGCTCTGCCATGATTACGCCTCTCCACTTTTCTTGAAACCAGCCAGCTTCGGGTCCTGGATATCACGCTCACCCGCAGCCATCCGCCCCATTTCCTGGAGTGCATAGTCATCGACCATCAAATCACAAAATAATGTCCGCTCGTTCGCCAACCCCACATCAAGGTCTGTGCGCGCAGCGCCCTTGATTAGTTTTTTAATATGACCAATTGCTTTAGGTGACCTTTGGGAAAGCGTTTCTGCTATTTCCATAGCTCTGTTCATGACATCTCCAACAACGCATTCGCTGGCGACACCAATTATGACAGCTTCCTTGGGACCAAATGTTCGCCCCAAAAGCTCCAGCTCTAAAGCTTTAGCCTCTCCAATCAACCTGGTAAGACGCTGAGTGCCTCCCGCCCCAGGCAAAATTCCGAGATTAACTTCCGGAAGCCCTAACTCGTAGGGCCCGTCCTGAACCAGACGTAAATCACAGGCGAGCGCGAGTTCAAACCCACCCCCCATAGCTGTTCCATTAATGGCGGCAATAAAAGGCTTTGGCATCGCTTCGATCCGCCTGAGACAAATGTGAAACAAAGTCTCTGGAACTGGTCGCTCAATGGAGAAAGACAACCCTTTCTCAGCCATTTTCAAGCTACGTTCATATAAAACGGAAACATCATAATGTCGGATAAAAACATCCTGCTGGGAGCCTGTCAGAATAACTACACGAATATCATCATTTTCTTCAATTCGATCCAGGCAGGAGCTGAGTTGTTCTTCAGTTTCGCCATCCATATAACCAGTTGGCGGATTAGCGAAACTTAGGACAGCAATTGAACCCCGTTGATTTAGCTCGACGCGCATCATCTCGCCTCCTCATTAAAGATATCTTCTATTTCGTTTAACCAAATTGGGGAATTTTCAAGATCAATAAACCGCTGCTCATCTTCCAGCAATATGCGGCCCGCTTCGCGACCTTCGGTGGATCGTAAAGCTGTTTCTAGTTCCGTCATCGATCGCCAATATAATTCTGCGACACCATCAAAAGGAACCGATACGTTTCTGACCGCACCCATAGCGGCTCCAATTTCGCACTCAACATGACGGATTTGTGTATATCGATAAACACCCAATGCAGTTTTCAGTTTTCGAACTAATGGCCCGTGGGTCTCTTGCCAATATGAATGAAATTCATCTGCAGTCATTCCTGACTTTCGTCTCAGACAAAATGTCAGCTTCACTTCCCCCATTATATAACCTCCATTTTTATTATCGTTTTGCAGGCGATCAACTTGATCTTTTTAACAGGATATACTGATATTTCGTACTCTGAAAGCTCCGCGTTTGATCCGCTTCAATGAGAAGTCAAATAAGGCTTCGAGAAAATGAAGTTAGCTAAATAGGCAACAACCCCGGAATTCTTCTATTCAAGCGCTTATAGATTTTGAGGTGATTAAACCTAAACACTTTCGCCCCGATTGAGTGCCGTCGAATTTCTGAAATACAAAAAAGCCCGGTGTTGAGACCGGGCTTTTCTACGAAGACCTGACAGGTGGGAGAGATCAGTCAGTTCTGGGTCTTATTTGTAAGTCATTGCGTATTTGTTGTTGTTCTCGTTGCTTTCGACAAGCTGCTTGAAATAGTCAGCTGTGAAGACCATCCGATCACCACGCTCATAGTTGGTTGGCGGAATAGTGATCGTAATTGCTTTGGCCTGACCTGGCGCCAGAGGTGGAATGATGGCATCTGCACCCCAGGACTGGTTGTTTTTCAGGTAATGCTGGCCGAACAACACACCTTGTGGGGCACCTGCTGTTCCCATGTTTTTCACCTGAACAACAAAGGTATCTGTTGTGCCCATTTTCCGTGCTGCACCCAGAACCGCATAGTCTGGCAATTTGATTTTGGCTTTCTGCAGTGTTGCTGCTGGTGCTGCTGAAGTATTGCGCTGAGTGGTTTCTTTGG
This genomic stretch from Sneathiella limimaris harbors:
- a CDS encoding phytanoyl-CoA dioxygenase family protein, whose protein sequence is MKLLNLAAYPFYGMQVFSKSKSFERNPIIGSEWLNRKGLHIKRVEYAQRLSDFRRKTLGQPLSSELKLSYETNGFVQINNFLPKSTFESLRREVEETDFLRYDMLQGSTITRRAVTDRAELSFLPAMREFCFSSKFIQLMRYVAGVGGQPLISLQSVHANPVTNVDENDPQTVLHSDTFHSTSKAWLFLHDVHEDEGPFSYVPGSHRMTEPRRDWEQEISFNYKSINNEHVRNGSLRASPELLSELGYGQPKKMSVPANTLVVADTHGFHARSPSFQRTTRIEMYGSLRRNPFCPWSGGDLFSIPFIGGNYNRIMFNGLKLLENVHIASSPWVCAGKGKVDEWPVQLQEEHEV
- a CDS encoding DUF2061 domain-containing protein — protein: MRLALKTASYGLLHILVATTVAYVLTGNLVAAVSIGLLEPIVQTVVFSIHEYLWERPKSFEGDTYQMAPQN
- the katG gene encoding catalase/peroxidase HPI; amino-acid sequence: MSTGKCPVMHGGITSTGKSNTDWWPNALNLDILHQHDRKTNPLGEDFDYRKEVKKLDFEAVKKDLHALMTDSQDWWPADWGNYAGLMIRMAWHAAGSYRLADGRGGGGTGNQRFAPLNSWPDNVSLDKARRLLWPIKKKYGNKISWADLMILAGTIAYEAVGLKTFGFGYGREDIWHPEKDVYWGSEKEWLGRGRYDDDDNAESLENPLAAVQMGLIYVNPEGVGGKPDPLKTAKEVRETFARMAMNDEETVALTAGGHTIGKTHGNGDASKLGPDPETADVENQGFGWSNPSGKGHGRDTVTSGIEGAWTTHPTQWDNGYFEMLFNHEWELKKSPAGAWQWEPVEIDEKDMPVDVEDPSIRCKPIMTDADMAMIKDPIYREISERFYKDPAYFSEVFARAWFKLTHRDMGPKVRYIGPDVPAEDLIWQDPIPDGPTNYDVEAAKSKIAASGLSISEMVATAWDSARTYRGSDMRGGANGARIRLAPQKDWEGNEPTRLAKVLSVLEPIASEVGASIADMIVLAGNVGIEQAAKAGGHNISVPFTPGRGDATDADTDASSFDSLEPVADGYRNWLKKDYAVTAEELLLDRTQLMGLTAPEMTVLIGGMRVLGTNYGGSKHGVFTDREGALTNDFFVNLTDMKYAWKPAAKNLYNIEDRKTGEVKWTATRVDLVFGSNSILRAYAEVYAQDDAKEKFVSDFVAAWSKMMNADRFEA
- a CDS encoding class I adenylate-forming enzyme family protein; amino-acid sequence: MAEQKINDAQVYLPDLWATHAKFSAHKEAVICGAERRLWGEFDANMSRIANALLARKIGKGHRVAVLMGNSVETLEIMYGVVRAGACVVPLSGMLTASQIAGLLDDSEACMVIASSEMQDRIDQVRSDLKTVKEDYYVSVDFEAPGWLNFDNFLEGMSTDMPAVQYSLQDEFNIIYSSGTTGLPKGIVQTHKARQHWSYSNAIEMGFQADSRAMTTTALYSNGTWLMILPALFAGGTIVVLPEFSGKAVLETIQRERITHSFMVPTQYINTLAEPDLESYDLSSLRSLLCAGSALRPDTKAEVLKRITPNLYELYGYSEGFASMCRPHMHALKHNSVGTPVLGFDVTILDDDGNELPVGEVGEITGTGAGMMQGYHNRPDATAELIWKCPRGKTWIRSGDIGKLDEDGFLYILDRKKDMIITGGLNIFPADIEAIIGENESVQDVTVIGVPHEKWGETPVALIIPEKGAVEDDILRWANERLAKHQRLAAVMFREEFPRNALGKVLKRVLREEWSAEHGSF
- a CDS encoding enoyl-CoA hydratase/isomerase family protein, whose product is MMRVELNQRGSIAVLSFANPPTGYMDGETEEQLSSCLDRIEENDDIRVVILTGSQQDVFIRHYDVSVLYERSLKMAEKGLSFSIERPVPETLFHICLRRIEAMPKPFIAAINGTAMGGGFELALACDLRLVQDGPYELGLPEVNLGILPGAGGTQRLTRLIGEAKALELELLGRTFGPKEAVIIGVASECVVGDVMNRAMEIAETLSQRSPKAIGHIKKLIKGAARTDLDVGLANERTLFCDLMVDDYALQEMGRMAAGERDIQDPKLAGFKKSGEA
- a CDS encoding EthD domain-containing protein, producing MGEVKLTFCLRRKSGMTADEFHSYWQETHGPLVRKLKTALGVYRYTQIRHVECEIGAAMGAVRNVSVPFDGVAELYWRSMTELETALRSTEGREAGRILLEDEQRFIDLENSPIWLNEIEDIFNEEAR
- a CDS encoding CARDB domain-containing protein, giving the protein MKMFNVTTLVSAAVLSVVAFNAMAAGSNGPKPRCPLGQIAVLEQGSWHCEEAKLKAKETTQRNTSAAPAATLQKAKIKLPDYAVLGAARKMGTTDTFVVQVKNMGTAGAPQGVLFGQHYLKNNQSWGADAIIPPLAPGQAKAITITIPPTNYERGDRMVFTADYFKQLVESNENNNKYAMTYK